GCTACCCCGCCGAAAATAAAACAGAGTCCGACAATGGTCGCGACTGTAACGTTGCCCCAGAGCACACTGCACTTCAACTTCCAGGAATATATGTAGAGCAATATGTTGGCGATGACAGCGATCAAAAACGCCGGCGGATTAATGAAGATGGCAGTGATCAGAGAGAGAACCGATCCGATTGCTGAAAACATAAGCGCTCCGCGCGGACTGATCGTTCCGGCAGGCAAAGGACGGTCCGGTTTATTGATCCGGTCTATTTCAATATCGAGATAATCGTTCCAGGCATTTGTGGAAACAGTAATTAGAAGCACCGTAATGGTAGCCATGATAACCGGCCACCATGAGTCCGGTCCGGCCAAGTAACCGCTTAGAATGACTGCAATGCAGCCCGCCAGGGCATTAATCGGTCTTCCCAGCCTGAAGAATTCTTTAAACAATTGACTCACCCCATTTCATAACATATTTTATCGTATAAATTTCTCCCGGTCATCTGCAATAAATATTTCCCGGCTTTAGACTAAATATTATTTAAGGATTGTTCCAGGAACACCCTTGACAGTTCATATACACTTTTTGTTATATTTAAGCTGAAGGGAGGATTCTGATGCCTTCCACCGCTTACTTCAGATTTTACGCTGAGTTAAATGATTTTCTCCCGCCTGAAAGAAAACAGGTTAAGTTTGCTTATTCTTTCTTTGGCCAGCCTACCGTGAAAGACCTGATCGAGTCACTGGGTGTTCCCCATACCGAGGTTGATCTCGTCCTGATAAACGGTGAATCGGTTGGTTTCACCCGTCAGGTAGAAGAAGGTGATCTGGTCAGCGTCTACCCCGTATTTGAAGGTTTTGATATCAGCCCCGTTATCAAGGTGAGGCCGGAACCACTGCGTGTTCATCGATTTATCCTCGATACCCATCTGGGTAAACTGGCTTCGTACCTGCGCATGCTCGGTTTTGATGTTTTATACCAGAACGATTATGCC
This Bacillota bacterium DNA region includes the following protein-coding sequences:
- a CDS encoding UbiA family prenyltransferase, with the protein product MFKEFFRLGRPINALAGCIAVILSGYLAGPDSWWPVIMATITVLLITVSTNAWNDYLDIEIDRINKPDRPLPAGTISPRGALMFSAIGSVLSLITAIFINPPAFLIAVIANILLYIYSWKLKCSVLWGNVTVATIVGLCFIFGGVA
- a CDS encoding Mut7-C RNAse domain-containing protein, translated to MPSTAYFRFYAELNDFLPPERKQVKFAYSFFGQPTVKDLIESLGVPHTEVDLVLINGESVGFTRQVEEGDLVSVYPVFEGFDISPVIKVRPEPLRVHRFILDTHLGKLASYLRMLGFDVLYQNDYADEVLAHISADERRILLTRDRGLLKRSKVTHGYLVRADNPRDQLLEVLRRFDLFNSVYPFQRCMRCNELLEQASLEDVKESVPPGIQNKTDQYRRCPGCGRVYWKGSHYDKMVDFINCLDKD